CTTTTATGTAGATACCGATGAAATCCTGATGAAGCAACAGGGTGATGATATTACGTTCACGCTTATGGTGTATAGGGACAATCCTGATGAGAAAACGGAAAACCTTGCTCTTACGAAACAAGCTGACGGCAGTTATGCGGTGTATTTGATTAAATATGATTTATCTGAAGATGATAAGGCAGATTTACAGGAAGGGTTACCCGTACTTGACATAAACCAAAAAACGGAATTTTACACTTTTAATGAGACGGCACGAAGCGGTTCTAACGGCACTACCTGGCATGCAGGAGACATAGTTCACCTTAAAGATGGGAGATGCGCCCGTATTAACCACGTTAATATCTATCAGGATGGCAGTATTTTTTTCGATGTTGAATTTGTAACGTGTGGGCCTGAAGAGCCTGCCAATCTTAGTCTCGGTGAAGATGGCGATGGAGGCGGTGGTAATGGCCCGGCAGTTCCTGTCTGGCATGGCATACCTGTACACGGCGGCGGAAACAATGGGAATGGGACCGGCCCGGGCAATACCGGGAGCAACGGCGGCGGTGGGCAGGGTCCCGATGCACCGCCGGTCTTAACCGGGCCGCTGGCACCGGGCGCCAATCCGGACCCTTGCGAAACGGCGAATAAACTGAAAAACGATCCTGACTTTAAAGCCAAGATGGCTGACCTGAAATTAAGTACAAACCAATGGTTTGAAAAGGTCTATACCGCTTATGACTTCCCGAACCCGGACAATCTATATGACAACTACAATTATATTGATTTCAGTGGAACGAATGAACATCCGGAAATGAATTATAGAATATTTTATCCTGATAAATTCAAAGGATTGATGCATAGTCATTACGACGGTTTGCTGTCTGTATTTTCCGTTACGGATTTGGAAGACCTATATACACAGATGAAAAATCCTGATATTTCAGACAATTTGTTTTCAGCTTTGGTCACTAAAAGCGGCACACAATACCTGATGATTATTTCTGACCCTGTGAAATTTTTGGCTTTCGGGGATAGATATTTATCCAGTGAACATAAGAGGAATAAATTAATTGAACTATCACAAAAGCAATATGCTATAAATGAAAATGGCACAAATCAGGTAAACGAAAAGGGATTTGTGAAAATGTTGTCTAAATTAGCAGGAGGTTTGGATGTATTTTCCGGCAACGCTGATTTTACGAATTGGACGAAATTGACTTATAATGAACAAACTGATGCAGTCATACCTTCTGACTGCCTTTAAAATATATAAATTATGAAAAAAATATATCTGGCACTATTATTAATTGCAGGAATTTACAGCAATGCACAAATTACCGCTGGGCTTCATGATGGTTATTGGCTTGAAGACATGCCTGTTGGCAGCTATGTAAAAGACACTAACAATGAACTTGACCCTTTTGCGGGCAAATGGGTTTGGACCAATGGTGATGAAAAAGTGATTTTCAAATTGCAGAAAGTCGTTCACTACCTCTTCCCCTGCGGATCTTATCAGGACTTTATGATTGGAAATTATTCTTACACAAAGGATAATGGTTTCACAACTGTTGTAAATACAATTAATCAGGTTTTAAGTCTTGATCCTGAATTACACCCAATGTCGGCAATAGGAGCAGAAAATAATTCAAAAATAAAATTTACCTTTCAGGATATAGCATTAAATAAAAAATCTTGTTGGGCTTATTTTGAGTTCTTACCCGGAAGCACAACGCAAATGACAGTTAAATTTGAAAATCCCGAAATAATGGGCGTTGTAGTCGATCCTAACAATCCGCCGCCGCCTTACAATTATGGATTTACAATACCACAGGGAATTATTTTGACCAAACAGTAATTGTAAAAGCCATCTGAGAAGGTGGCTTTGTAGATTTAATGTTTTAGGTTTACCGTGAACTAACCAGATGCGTATGAAAACATTAATTATCCTCTTGTTTACAATCTCTTTTTGTTTCGGACAAAATGCAAAAGAGAAAGAAACACAGCAAAAACTAAGTCATAAATGGGAATTAAAGCAATTCGAAGATGCTGAAAAGAAGGGCGCTGTCGTAACAGTTACACTCGTAAAATATGCTGACAATGTCACATTTGATTTTAAAGAAGACCAAACACTGGAAGTCATTTATTCTGCATCAAAAACAGAAAAGTATTTTTGGGAATTTAAGGGAGACCTTATGGAAATCAAATCTGATGGTTCCCAAAACTTCAATCCTGAGATATTGGGAATTTTTGAAGTTCACTTTCAGGACAAAATTTCCCAGCTTTTTTTGCAGCGGAAAAACGATCCGCATCATGGAATTATGCTGAAACAATAGTAAGTGCCATTTACAAGGCTTCAGCATGCCACCCGTACTACCAAACCTTTTAAAATTAATTCAACTATGAATTCGAAAATACTATTACTTATCATGTTCCTTTGTTACAAAAACCTCTCTGCGCAGTATGAAATGAAAGGCACGCTGAGCAATAGCGAACGGAACACTGTAATCTCTGATCTTTCTAAATTAACCAATACCGAAATAGATACTTTAAAAACCATTGTCATCAATTTTTATCGCAGTCCCGATAAAAAACCAAGCGGAAACTGTATCGATTTTTATACATCTGATGCAAAATACATTAAGTTCTTCAAAAAGAAGAAATCAAATGCAGTACAGTTTTTCATCACGGAAAAAAGTTTCCATTACGAAAAACCATTCGTTAAAGAAGACACCAACAATGTGATAAAGAATCTGCTTTTTACAGATGCTAAGCAATGTGGCAACTATATCATCATAAAACCGGATGGGAAATTCTTAAAACGGCTGAGCGAATACCGCCAATCTGACATTCCGGATATCATCAAAAAAATGTGACGGAAATAGTCAAGCATTTTAACCTATAAAAAAACGCCCTGCATCAACAGGGCGTTTCTATTTGTAAAAACTTCATTAATTATGCATTGCCTGCCTGTGCAATCAGGTTCAATGCCGATCCTGCAACGAACCAGCCGATCTGGCCTTCGTTGTAAGTGTGGTTGGCCAGGATGACATCGACAGACCCGTCTTCGTGTTTGAACTCGAGCGTTAAAGGTACGCCCGGTGCAAACTCGGTCAGGTTCGTAAAGTTGATGGCATCATTTTCCTGGATCTTATCGTAATCGGTTTCGTTGGCAAACGTCAGCGCAAGCATGCCCTGTTTCTTCAGGTTGGTTTCGTGGATCCTTGCAAAGGATTTCACGAGTACCGCTTTCACGCCTAAGAACCTCGGCTCCATGGCGGCATGCTCCCTTGAAGAACCTTCGCCATAGTTATGGTCACCCACCACAATCGAAGGGATTCCTGCCGCTTTGTATGCACGTTGTACTGTTGGTACGGCTTCGTAAACGCCTGTCAATTGGTTCTTCACAGAGTTTGCTTTTTGATTGTATGCGTTGATGGCACCAATCAGCATGTTGTTTGAGATGTTGTCAAGGTGTCCACGGAAACGCAGCCATGGCCCGGCCATAGAGATGTGGTCCGTAGTACATTTCCCGAAAGCCTTGATCAAAAGTTTTGCGTTTGTAATATTCTTTCCATCCCATGGATCGAACGGCGCCAATAACTGAAGCCTTTCTGAAGTTGGGCTCACTACAACCGATACTCCGGAACCGTCAAGCGCAGGTGCCTGGAAACCGGCATCTTCCACTGCGAAACCTCTTGGCGGTAATTCATCGCCCGTTGGTTCGTCTAATTTTACTTCTTCTCCATCTTCATTAATTAGCGTATCTGTCAACGGGTTGAAGGAAAGATCTCCGGCAATCGCTAAAGCGGTTACCAGCTCCGGAGAGCCTACGAAAGCCAAAGTATTCGGATTGCCATCGGCACGCTTCGAGAAGTTACGGTTGAAAGAGTGAACAATGGTGTTCCTTTCCTCTTTCTCGGCCCCTTCCCTGTCCCACATCCCGATACACGGTCCGCAGGCATTTGCGAAAACGGTGGCTCCAATCTTGTCGAAAGTATCAATGAAACCGTCGCGCTCAATGGTATAACGCACCAGCTCAGAACCCGGCGTGATGGTAAAGTTTGATTTTGTCTTTAATTTTTTAGCGGAGACCTGTTTTGCTAAGGAAGCGGCACGGGCGATATCTTCATAAGAAGAGTTCGTACAGGAACCGATCAATCCGTATTCAATCTTCAAAGGCCAGTCATTTTTAATGGCTTCTTCTTTCATTTTCGAAATCGGCGTAGCCAAATCCGGCG
This genomic stretch from Flavobacterium pallidum harbors:
- a CDS encoding aconitate hydratase — protein: MAFDIEMIKKVYANMTTRVDKAREIVGRPLTLTEKILYNHLWEGNPSKAFTRGKDYVDFAPDRVACQDATAQMALLQFMHAGKAKVAVPTTVHCDHLIQAKVDAVTDLARAKTQSNEVFDFLSSVSNKYGIGFWKPGAGIIHQVVLENYAFPGGMMIGTDSHTVNAGGLGMVAIGVGGADAVDVMSGMAWELKFPKLIGVKLTGKLSGWTAPKDVILKVAGILTVKGGTGAIVEYFGEGAEAMSCTGKGTICNMGAEIGATTSTFGYDASMDRYLRSTDRADIADEANKIASYLTGDAEVYANPEQYFDQVIEINLSELEPYLNGPFTPDLATPISKMKEEAIKNDWPLKIEYGLIGSCTNSSYEDIARAASLAKQVSAKKLKTKSNFTITPGSELVRYTIERDGFIDTFDKIGATVFANACGPCIGMWDREGAEKEERNTIVHSFNRNFSKRADGNPNTLAFVGSPELVTALAIAGDLSFNPLTDTLINEDGEEVKLDEPTGDELPPRGFAVEDAGFQAPALDGSGVSVVVSPTSERLQLLAPFDPWDGKNITNAKLLIKAFGKCTTDHISMAGPWLRFRGHLDNISNNMLIGAINAYNQKANSVKNQLTGVYEAVPTVQRAYKAAGIPSIVVGDHNYGEGSSREHAAMEPRFLGVKAVLVKSFARIHETNLKKQGMLALTFANETDYDKIQENDAINFTNLTEFAPGVPLTLEFKHEDGSVDVILANHTYNEGQIGWFVAGSALNLIAQAGNA
- a CDS encoding DUF6705 family protein, whose product is MKKIYLALLLIAGIYSNAQITAGLHDGYWLEDMPVGSYVKDTNNELDPFAGKWVWTNGDEKVIFKLQKVVHYLFPCGSYQDFMIGNYSYTKDNGFTTVVNTINQVLSLDPELHPMSAIGAENNSKIKFTFQDIALNKKSCWAYFEFLPGSTTQMTVKFENPEIMGVVVDPNNPPPPYNYGFTIPQGIILTKQ